From Ptiloglossa arizonensis isolate GNS036 chromosome 10, iyPtiAriz1_principal, whole genome shotgun sequence, the proteins below share one genomic window:
- the LOC143152089 gene encoding uncharacterized protein LOC143152089 — protein sequence MQRIRIFIPTVKSNESNVSIDSMHLSRSPAEDGEQFRYGIADAYRVAATSRRFGELLRCQSLEIFLIRWRALGIVADAIVRASHNEETWRNNRWREARDCCEGKLFRGFATVSTEYVARVYAETEFHRQPPESRHLEHVTYACTATTP from the exons ATGCAACGAATAAGAATTTTC ATCCCAACCGTGAAGAGTAACGAAagcaacgtttcgatcgactcgatgCACCTCTCAAGATCACCTGCCGAAGACGGTGAACAGTTTCGATACGGAATTGCTGACGCGTACCGAGTTGCAGCTACCTCCCGTCGGTTTGGTGAATTGCTTCGATGTCAGTCGCTCGAGATTTTCTTAATCCGTTGGCGCGCACTCGGCATTGTCGCGGACGCAATCGTTCGCGCGTCCCACAACGAGGAAACTTGGCGCAACAATCGATGGCGGGAAGCCCGAGATTGCTGCGAGGGAAAATTGTTCAGAGGCTTCGCGACGGTTTCCACGGAATATGTGGCGCGCGTGTACGCGGAAACGGAATTCCATCGGCAACCGCCGGAATCGCGACACTTGGAGCATGTCACCTACGCGTGTACGGCTACAACGCCGTAA